CATATGGCCTGTGCTTCTGTGGAAACTTTGAAATCAACCACTTCTATTGTGCTGACCCTCCTCTTATCAAGACTGCCTGTGGAGGGGTCCACATTAAAGAATGCACCATGATTGTTATTGCTAGGATTAATTTCACACATTCCCTCTTAGTGGTTATCATTTCCTATAACCTCAGTGTAGCAGCCGTGCTTTGCATGCATTCTGCCGATGGCAGGAGGAAGGCATTCTCCACGTGTGGGTCCCACCTGACAGCTGTTATCATGTTTTATGGGACTCTCCTCTTCATGTATCTCTGGAGGCCCACTGAAGAGTCTGTGGAGCAGGGGAAGATGGTGGCCATGTTTTACACCACAGTGATTCCCATGCTGAATCCCATGATCTACAGTTTGAGGAACAAAGATGTGAAAGAGGCGTTCAACAAAGCAATCGTCAAGGCAAACTTGAGGCAGTGAACCTGCAGTACATAATTCCGGGTATGCTGCTTCCTGTTATAAATGTCCAGGCATATAAATAACCCTGTTTAAAATAGACTGTAAACCGGCAACACTTAAATATCCTAAGAGGCCCAGTCTAACACAGCGATGGTTTACCCCATGAATGGACTCTCAGGACTAAGCCTCCTTCATCTACATATGCAAACATACTAACCCTGACCTATTACTGTTAGCCACAGTGTATGTAAAATTGTGCTAAGTGTAGTCATAGGATAACTGATAAATACATGTGGATAAGCACATGCTAATTTGGAGGGTATCTTTGTAAGAGTTGAATATGATTTCTTAGgatattttctatataaaattgCTCTTTACTTGTTTTATAGGTAATATATAAGTTCATGAGAAAAATTAAGACTTCATTACTTTTCCATGAATATAAAAGTTGGTGAATTCTCATTTACCAAGAAAACTTTCAATAACATTCATACATGCATggacttttgaaaacaaaaatgtattcagAATCTTCAACTAGTGTCATGAATTCAGAAGATTAATTCTCAGTATGTTTTGCTCTATAATTAAAACTATTTGTGTTTCAAACAATCTGTTGACTCACCGTGATTCTACTCTTTGATTTGGATTTTGgctagttgtttttctctttattaatttaaataggTGAAATATTTATGACTAAAGCCTATCATGTCCTTCTCATAGTTTAAAAAGATGAGGcaatatggacttttgtcatttaaaatctaacttttaatcagaagaatgtcctgTTAAACATTTGATTGCTATGATGAAGCTATTGTTTGATTCCAAATTCTTGTCACTAACATTACATTCTTAGGTCTGTGTTtagctgcttgctgctgctactgctaagtcacttcagttgtgtccgactctgcgaccccatacacggcagcccaccaggcttccccgtgcctgggattctccaggcaagaacactggagtgggttgccatttccttctccaatgcatgaacgtgaaaagtcaaagtgaagtcgctcagtcatgtccgactcttagtggccctatgggctgcagcctaccaggctcctccgtccatgggattttccaggcaagagtactggagtggggtgccattgccttctccggtttagCTGCTTAAGTCAAGCTTTTAATAACTAGAGTGGATCAACCAGATAAGAATCTCTGTAAAACCGAATGCCATTGCACTAGACATGTTAAAATGTGATCAGCACAGCTCAAACTGGTATCCATTGGGATCTGATTACAAGTTTACTATTCAATTTATGTTGATTGGTGTCCACTTATTCTACCTTCATTCTTAATATAAGTGGAATACATTTTTTTGTCCTTGTTGACTCTTGCTAATAATACCAGCATAAAAGCAAATCAGAAGCAGAAGTAATTTCTCATGAATGAGTTTATTCTTGTTTAAGGGCTAATCCAGTTAAAAGGGGTGGACAATTGAACATGTGTAGAAAGACTCTGAGAAGTAACATTTACTTGTGGTAATATCACTGGAAAGATGTATTCATATAAGCACAGAAAGTATTGTTACTCAGGCTAATTTACTAATTGCCCACAAGCCACATTCCCTCAGATTGGTTCTGAGAAAAGGCAAATGGTGGGAGGAGAGTTCCTTTTCATAACTTTAGGTTCTGAGCAGGAAGAAAGAGTACGATTTGATTAGTATTGGAAACTACattaacaaagttttttttttttttaatattttcaaatcaccCAAGTTTGCTTCTGACAAGTTGGTGTCACGTATGAAACGATAGGCTGCTCAAGAAACAATCATATTGACAGAGATCATTATAACTTTACCCTTTAAGATCACATTTTCTGTGATGCTATGGCAGACATATTCCTCAGTGTCCACTATTTGACgttttattttataagtaaaacCTTTGTCATGCAGCTGCTCACCACCATTCCCATTGCCCCTTGTCAGTGGGATACATAATGTTGACAAGTCTTGGCAATGAGCCATCAGTACAAAGTGATGCCTGAAACCTAGAGATCACCTTCTGTATGTTAAAGCCATTAGATACggacttttttctcttccttcccactTGAAAATGTTGCCACTGAAACAATCACTTTTTAGATAAAGATGGAAAACATATATTGAGGGTCTAATTGCCCTTCCCAAACCCCTTAACTCATACTGCTGCCTGAGAAAGGAATAAATTACTTTATTAAGTCACTGCATCTTGGGAGTTCACTTAGCTAATAGTActatatttgcttttataataCTTTCCATAAACATATCCTTGGCACTTCACCTCTGCATCTTACCACTCACTAGGACGATTTTTACCTGAGAATGATCAAGTCTCTTCAGAAACGATTCTGGTATTGAGAGAAGGTCATCTTGTATTCTGTCTtaaccagaaggaaaaaactCAAACTTCTGATCTACCTCAGATATTAGGCTATATATTCCTTTGTCCTAACTACTTGATGAATCCTTGGGCTTTTTAAGCCACCAGGGCAGTCTTAAGACCTCCAATTTTTACATTAACTGGTTTTGGATCCCTTTTGACCTGTCATTTAGGCCATTTTGCTAGCCTTTTTAGGTACTTACAAGTCTCTTTCTTAAGCTTAGGAAAtctcagctattttttttttctttctgcactgTGCTTGCAGGTGTAGATAAGGTGTGTTTTCACCATACATTTGAGCCAGCACATCTTTAACTGTCCTTACGTATTAGTgggcttctccaatggctcagcagtaaagaatcatctgctaggcaagagacatggtttcaatccctgggggaacatcccctggagaaggaaatggcaacccactccagtattctagcttggaaaatcccatggacagaggagcctggcaggttacagtccatagggtcacacagagtcaaatacaactgagcatgcacacacttacaGGCACATATTATGAGTGAAATTGTTCCCCAAAAAGATGTGTTAAGTTCCTAACCTGAAGAACCTCAGAGTTTGGTTATAGGATCATTGGGTTATAGGGTCATTATTTGGATATAGGGTCATTGAAGTGCAGTTGTTAATATGAAGTCATACTGAAGTAAGGTGGACTGTTAATCCCGTGTGAGTGATGTCCTTACAGGAATGAAGAAATCTGGACACAGATGTAGAGGGAAGATGATCATGAGAAGACAGCAGAGACTGGAAAGATGcttacaagccaaggaatgcctggGACCACTAGCAGCTGGAAAAAACAAGGAAGGAACCTCCCCTAGAGCTTCATAGAGAGCATGGTTCTGCCAataccttgacttcagacttgtaggctccagaaatgtgagaaaataaatttttgttgttctaaATCAATGAATGTGTGGTACTTTGTTAATGCAGACTGATGAAACTAATATATTTCTTTACAGTATTGTTTCAATGTTAgaactttggttttattttagacTTTTGTGTCTCCCATGCTACCATCCTTTCTGCTCTGGGAGCTCTTCAAATGTATCTGAAGTTTCCTTGGTAAACGTGTGGTTTTGCAGCAACCTCCCCTGAATCCAGTGTGCTACCCAGAAGGGGCACCAGATTCCTTTAGAAAGATTCACTAACCTTTAAACCCTTCTCACATTGCCAATCTCAGATTCAGGCTTTACTCTGCAGTTTACTATAGAAGCTCGCTGCTGTGCTTTTAActatttaaattatacttttggaattattaaaaaaatagcaacaacatAGATGTTCTCTTTTCTTGAGTTTTATCTTTGGCAATTGACAGTCATGATTTCCAAGACTGATTTCTCTGCAGCTATGCTCCCTGACTCAGAAAGAAGTTGATTTAAGAACTTGAAAATCAGGATTGTAATTCATTGCTTCTTTTCAGAATTTGTACAATTTACCTCCACTTAGAACACCTTGTTGCTGCTTTAATAATGGCATATATTAAAggcatatattaaaataaagtttaatataaataatttaacatgACAATATTGATGTCTTCACATAAATCTGAAATCTAACAATGAAATGTGTACTAAGATAACTTGGATAAAATAAGCTAAAATGTTTCTGAATAACTTATacaatcatgttttttttttccagtatttccAAAAATAGCAAACTATTCAGCATATTCAGGAATGTTTTTGATTTTTCCCTACAAGAATAGCTCACAATATCACCcacatactactactactactactaagtgacttcagtcgtgtccggctctgtgcgaccccatagacgtcagcccaccaggctcccctgtccctgggattctccaggcaagaacactggagtgggttgccatttccttctccagtgcatgaaagtgaaaagtgaaagtgaagttgcttagttgtgtccgactgtagcgaccccatagactgcagcctaacaggctcctccatccatgggattttccaggcaagagtactggagaggggtgccatcaCCCACATGGTAGATACCAAATATTTgaatctgaattaaaaaaaaaaaaaaatccagttgatAGTTTAAGTGGGTCTTAGATTGCATCACTTTACAACCACTCCTACATAAAACTATATTCCTGACATCTTACATCAACCACATTTATAACTTGGTTTTAAACTACTGCTTTCTGTCCCTTTAACCCATTGTAATTTCTTCAAATCCCTAAAATATAAAAGGGTCTTAAGCTTTGCTGAGGGAATTTAGGGTTatgtcttcatttttgttttgatacAGAAAAAGAGAGTATGACTTCCCAAAAGCTGACCCTGATTCCCATATCTGCATGGCAAATAATGACATCTTTTTGAACAACATGAGAACCAAGGAATTACAGAGAGTGACCAACAGTGAATCTAGTGGGAGTCAGAAGCAGAGAGGAATGATTTTTAGCAGACGGGATACAGTTGAGGAACAGCTGCTGCATGGAATGACGTGGGGATGGACAAGAAACTTCCTTACCACCTCCCTTTTTCTGTCTccacaatgtataaaatagaagcaTTTTTGAAAGCAGTGGCTAAATATTATTATCAGTTAAATAGAAACTATCCAGGTGAAAATTATCAAGTGTCACATATGCAAATAGTAACAATTTGTTCAAAATGTGCGTTATAATCTTTTAAACCTTTCATCTTActtataaattatatgaaaaatagaaCTCATGTGCAAAGTCATTTTGCTCATACAAAAATGGTAAAATTAACCTGTcaatgataataaaaacaaaacatcgGCACGTGGCATAGTTCCAAGACAGTCAGTGTTACAAGTTACATTCTAATGTTtattagagacagaaaataacatttttcaaaggctttcctcAAGGTATGTTTTACCTCTTggttcctcaggctgtagatcATGGGATTCAACATAGGAATGACTATTGTGTAGAAGACAGAGGCCATTTTGTCTGTGTGAAGGGAATGGTTTGATTTGGGCTGCAGATACATGAAGATCAGAGTCCCGTAGAATACAGTGACAGCAGTCAGATGAGAACCACAGGTTGAGAATGCTTTGCACCTCCCTTCTGCAGACTGGATTCTCAGGATGGCAGCCACAATGTATAGGTAAGAAATAAGGACCGTGGTCAAAGAGCTGATCATGTTGAATCcagcaaagataaaaatcaagatCTCTTTGAGGCTGGTGTCCGAGCATGCAAGGGCCATCAAAGGGACATCATCACAATAGAAGTGATTAATAGCATTGGGGCCACAGTAAATCAATCGAAAAGTAACAACTGTgtggaggaaagcaacagaaaagcTGTATAAGTAAGGGCCCGCAACCAGTTGCATGCACACCTTTTGGGACATGATCACCATGTAGAGAAGAGgattgcagatggccacatagcggtcataagCCATTACTGCAAGAAGGAACATCTCCAAAACCAAGAAGTTTAGGAAAAAGCCCAGCTGTGTTGCACATGCATAGAAAGATATGGACCTGTGCTTGGTCAGGAGGGTCTCCAGGAACTTTGGGGCTATTGATGAGGAGTAACAAAAGTCTACAAAGGCCAgattactgagaaaaaaatacatgggtGTGTGAAGGTGAGGATCCAACCAGATTAAGGAAATCAGGCCAATGTTTCCCACCAGAGTCAGAGAATATACCactaaaatgagaagaaagagaaggatttcAATCTCTCTCTGTactgaaaaacccaaaagaatgaATTCCATCACCCTGGTAATATTCTCTTCAATCATTTGTTCTAGTCTCTGAACTGCAGAAAAGAGACAAGGTAAAGATAGATAAGTTATCAGGAGTAAGGGATTGTCATCAGATGCCAAAACATGCATGTTTTAACTTGAGAAATTATTGCTCATTGAAGCAGAATATCAGAACAAATAAATACATCCCCTCTAAAACTCTCCTGTTTGactatttataattttctgaagCCAAAAATTgaggtttaataaaaataatgtttatatttttttgaatttaccaaggctagctttatggcccaggatgtgatctatcctggagaaggttccatgtgcgcttgagaagaaggtgaaattcattgttttgggatgaaatgtcctatagatatcaattaggtctaactggtctattgtatcgtttaaagtttgtgtttccttgttaattttctgtttagttgatctatccataggtgtgagtggggtattaaagtctcccactattattgtgttattgttaatttcttctttcatacttgttagcatttgtcttacatactgcggtgctcccgtgttgggtgcatatatatttataattgttatatcttcttcttggattgatcctttgatcattatgtagtgaccttctttgtctcttttcacagtctttgttttaaagtctattttatctgatatgagtattgctactcctgctttcttttggtccctatttgcatggaaaatctttttccagcccttcactttcagtctgtatgtgtcccctgtttggaggtgggtctcttgtagacaacatatgcaggggtcttgtttttgtatccattcagccagtctttgtcttttggttggggcattcaacccatttacgtttaaggtaattactgataagtatgaccccgttgccatttactttattgttttgggtttgaatttatacaccatttttgtgtttcctgtctagagaagatcctttagtatttgttggagagctggtttggtggtgcagaattctctcagcttttgcttgtctgaaaagcttttgatttctccttcatacttgaatgagatccttgctgggtacagtaatctgggctgtaggttattttctttcatcattttaagtatgtcttgccattccctcctggcttgaagagtttctattgaaagatcagctgttatccttatgggaattcccttgtgtgttatttgttgtttttcccttgctgcttttaatatttgttctttgtgtttgatctttgttaatttgattactatgtgtcttggggtgtttcgccttgggtttatcctgtttgggactctctgggtttcttggacttgggtgattatttccttccccattttagggaagttttcaactattatctcctcaagtattttctcatggtctttctttttgtcttcttcttctgggatccctatgattcgaatgttgtagtgtttaatattgtcctggaggtctctgagattgtcctcatttcttttaattcgtttttcttttatcctctctgattcatttatttctaccatcctatcttctaattcactaatcctatcttctgcctctgttattctactatttgttgcctccagagtgtttttaatttcacttattgcattattcattatatattgactcttttttatttcttctaagtccttgttaaacctttcttgcatcttctcaatccttgcctccaggctatttatctgtgattccattttaatttcaagattttggatcaatttcactatcattattcggaattctttatcaggtagattccctatctcttcctcttttgtttggtttggtgggcatttatccttttcctttatctgctggctattcctctgtctcttcatcttgtttaaattgctgagtttggggtgtcctttctgtattctggcagtttgtggagttctctttattgtggcgtttccttgctgtgtgtgggtttgtacaggtggcttgtcaaggtttcctggttagggaagcttgtgtcgatgttctggtggatggagctgtatttcttctttctggcatgtaatgaaatgtccagtaatgagttatgagatgtctatggttttggggtgactttgggcagcctgtatcttgaagctcagggctgtgttcctttgttgctggagaatttgcttgttatgtctttccctggaacttgttggcccttgtgtggtgctcattccaagcatcttttctgaccacaatgcagtaagattagatctcaattacaggagaaaaactattaaaaaatccaacatatggaggctgaacaacacgatgctgaataaccaacaaatcacagaagaaatcaaaaaagaaatcaaaatttgcatagaaacgaatgaaaatgaaaacacaacaacccaaaacctgtgggacacggtaaaagcagtcctaaggggaaagttcatagcaatacaggcacacctcaagaaacaagaaaaaagtcaaataaataacctaactctacacctaaagcaactagaaaaggaagaaatgaagaaccccagggttagtagaaggaaataaatcttaaaaattagagcagaaataaatgcaaaagaaacaaaagagaccatagcaaaaatcaacaaaaccaaaagctggttctttgaaaggataaataaaattgacaaaccattagccagactcatcaagaaacaaagggagaaaaatcaaatcaataaaattagaaatgaaaatggagagatcacaacagacaacacagaaatacaaaggatcataagagactactatcaacaattatatgccaataaaatggacaacgaggaagaaatggacaaattcttagaaaagtacaacttcccaaaactcgatcaggaagaaatagaaaatcttaacagacccatcacaagcacggaaattgaaacggtaatcaaaaatcttccagcaaactaaagcccag
This sequence is a window from Bubalus kerabau isolate K-KA32 ecotype Philippines breed swamp buffalo chromosome 15, PCC_UOA_SB_1v2, whole genome shotgun sequence. Protein-coding genes within it:
- the LOC129627901 gene encoding olfactory receptor 1038-like, with protein sequence MIEENITRVMEFILLGFSVQREIEILLFLLILVVYSLTLVGNIGLISLIWLDPHLHTPMYFFLSNLAFVDFCYSSSIAPKFLETLLTKHRSISFYACATQLGFFLNFLVLEMFLLAVMAYDRYVAICNPLLYMVIMSQKVCMQLVAGPYLYSFSVAFLHTVVTFRLIYCGPNAINHFYCDDVPLMALACSDTSLKEILIFIFAGFNMISSLTTVLISYLYIVAAILRIQSAEGRCKAFSTCGSHLTAVTVFYGTLIFMYLQPKSNHSLHTDKMASVFYTIVIPMLNPMIYSLRNQEVKHTLRKAFEKCYFLSLINIRM